The DNA window CATGGTCACCAACGCGCCCGAGGCCGACGTGTTCCTCGTGTACGCGACGGTCGAGGGCAAGGTGACGACCTTCGTGGTGGAGCGCGGGTTCAAGGGATTCTCGACGAGCGCGAAGATCCCGAAGATGGGCATGCGCGCGAGCACGATGGGCGAGCTGATCATGGACGACTGCGAGGTCCCCGCGAGCAACGTGCTCGGTGGCGTCGGCGGCGGCGTGCGCAACATGATGCGGAACCTGGAGCTCGAGCGGCTGACCCTGGCGGCGATGAGCCTGGGGATCGCCGACCGCTGCGTGGAGATCATGACCCGGTACTCGACGGAGCGGACGAGCTTCGGCAAGCCGATCCACGAGCACGGGCAGATCCAGCGGTACATCGCGGAGAGCTACGCGAAGACGGAGGCGGCGCGCGCGCTGATCTACACGGTGGCGCGTGCCGTCGGGCCGGAGTTCCGCAACCGGCTGGGCACGGACTCGAGCAAGCTGTTCGCGGCGCCCGTGGGCAAAGAGGTGGCGGACAACGCGATGCAGGTGCTCGGCGGCTGGGGGTATTGCACCGAGTACAAGGTGGAGCGGTTGCTGCGCGATGCGAAGCTCCTCGAGATCGGGGGCGGGACGCTGGAGTCGCACCAGAAGAACATCACGAAAGAGCTGGTCCGCCGCGTCGAGGGATGAGGGCGGCGCTGGTGCCCTCGCGCCGCGGGCGGCGAGGGCGTGCCAGCGCAGCGCGCGGTGATGGCGCGCCAAAGCGACGCGCGGTGAGCCGGGAGGATCGACTACACTCCCGGCCTCACGATGCCGAAGCCGGGCGATACGTTCGAGCGTTACAAGATCGAGGCTGCGATCGGGGAAGGGGGAATGGGCGCGGTGTTTCGCGCCTACGACGCGCGGCTCGGGCGGCGGGTGGCGCTCAAGCTGCTGTCGGGCGCGGCGACCAGCGAGGAGGCGGGGGCGAGGCTCCTGCGCGAGGCGCGGGCGGCGGCGGCACTGGATCACCCGAACGCGGTGTCGATCTTCGACATCGGTGAGCTCGAAGGGGCGCCATACATCGCGATGGAGCTGGTCTCCGGGCGCACGGTGCGGGCGCTGCTCGGGGAAGCGCCTGTGCCGGCGGCGAGTCAGCGGAGTACGTGGCTCGTGGATGTGGCGCGGGTGCTGGGGGTCGCAC is part of the Chondromyces crocatus genome and encodes:
- a CDS encoding acyl-CoA dehydrogenase family protein; protein product: MNAAPFDLENPTEEHRMLRDMVRDFTREVVEPQAEEHDASGTLNIPLLRRVGELGLLGITVPSDRGGTGLDATAAVIVHHELSKSDPGFALAYLAHAMLFVNNLCWAANEEQRARYLPKSISGEWIGAMGMTEPSGGTDVLGMKTTARQDGDRFFLNGRKTMVTNAPEADVFLVYATVEGKVTTFVVERGFKGFSTSAKIPKMGMRASTMGELIMDDCEVPASNVLGGVGGGVRNMMRNLELERLTLAAMSLGIADRCVEIMTRYSTERTSFGKPIHEHGQIQRYIAESYAKTEAARALIYTVARAVGPEFRNRLGTDSSKLFAAPVGKEVADNAMQVLGGWGYCTEYKVERLLRDAKLLEIGGGTLESHQKNITKELVRRVEG